The following are encoded in a window of Ruminiclostridium herbifermentans genomic DNA:
- the thiE gene encoding thiamine phosphate synthase produces MLKLKLSKESMRLYAVTDRMWLGNNLLAEQVEECIRGGATFIQLREKDITFDEYLALANEIKKVTDKYKIPFVINDDVDVAIACGADGVHVGQRDMQADDVRNKIGDKILGVSAQTVEQAVLAEKMGADYIGVGAVFSTTTKLDANAVCIETVKAICQAVSIPVVAIGGITKQNIMQLKGSGVDGIAVVSAIFAEDNIFEAAREIRGLSDSCFG; encoded by the coding sequence GTGCTAAAATTGAAATTAAGTAAAGAGTCCATGAGACTATATGCTGTTACCGATAGAATGTGGCTGGGAAACAATTTACTGGCAGAGCAGGTTGAAGAATGCATTAGAGGAGGGGCAACCTTTATACAGCTTAGGGAAAAAGATATTACTTTTGATGAATATTTAGCTTTGGCTAATGAAATTAAAAAAGTAACAGATAAGTATAAGATTCCATTTGTCATTAATGACGATGTAGATGTTGCAATAGCATGCGGAGCCGATGGAGTTCATGTTGGACAGCGTGATATGCAGGCAGATGATGTAAGGAACAAGATAGGAGATAAGATTCTTGGAGTATCGGCTCAGACTGTAGAGCAAGCTGTACTTGCAGAAAAAATGGGTGCAGATTATATTGGAGTTGGAGCAGTATTTTCCACTACCACAAAATTAGATGCAAATGCTGTTTGTATTGAGACGGTGAAAGCAATTTGTCAAGCAGTCTCAATTCCTGTTGTTGCAATTGGAGGCATTACAAAGCAGAATATAATGCAGCTAAAGGGTAGCGGAGTGGATGGGATTGCTGTTGTTTCAGCTATCTTTGCAGAGGATAATATTTTTGAGGCTGCTAGAGAGATTAGAGGGCTTTCTGATAGTTGTTTTGGATAA
- a CDS encoding ABC transporter substrate-binding protein, whose protein sequence is MNRILKVLTVLLIIFSLTACGNIKDTEQNSTMANSEGSTIEASVASKTAEIESAMHKTIFPMTIKDSYDRELILDKQPQRVISIAPNITETIFALEAESMLVGRTEYCDYPPETSKIESVGSIQEPSIEKIVELKPDLVLASTHFSKDTLTKLEELRIPTVVLYGEESFEGVYETIFKVGNILNSNEKAERLVAEMKKKVEGVKKAIEGKDRPSVYYVIGYGKSGDYTAGSNTFIGQLLEMAGAENAAADVTDWKYSLERLIEKNPDIMICPSVGGYKQGLETTNGYKDLDAVKNKRLYEIDENLITRQGARLADGLVELAKIIHPEAFK, encoded by the coding sequence ATGAACAGAATTTTAAAGGTATTGACGGTATTACTTATAATTTTTAGTCTTACAGCCTGTGGAAATATAAAGGATACAGAACAAAATTCCACGATGGCTAATTCAGAAGGCTCAACAATTGAGGCAAGCGTAGCCTCTAAAACAGCAGAAATAGAATCAGCAATGCATAAGACAATTTTTCCAATGACCATAAAGGATTCCTATGATAGAGAATTAATCCTTGACAAACAGCCACAAAGAGTAATTTCCATTGCACCTAACATTACAGAAACCATATTTGCACTTGAAGCTGAGTCAATGTTAGTGGGGAGAACAGAGTATTGTGATTATCCTCCTGAGACATCTAAAATAGAATCTGTAGGTTCAATACAGGAGCCCAGTATTGAAAAAATAGTAGAACTAAAGCCGGATTTGGTACTAGCATCTACCCATTTCAGCAAGGATACCTTGACCAAGCTAGAAGAGTTAAGGATACCTACTGTAGTATTATATGGTGAGGAAAGCTTCGAAGGCGTGTATGAAACTATTTTTAAGGTTGGTAATATACTAAACTCAAATGAAAAAGCAGAAAGATTAGTAGCCGAAATGAAGAAAAAGGTAGAAGGCGTTAAAAAGGCTATAGAAGGGAAGGATAGACCTTCTGTTTATTATGTTATAGGATATGGTAAGTCAGGTGACTATACCGCAGGCAGTAATACCTTTATTGGACAGCTTCTTGAAATGGCAGGAGCAGAAAATGCAGCAGCTGACGTTACAGACTGGAAATATAGTCTTGAGAGGTTAATTGAAAAAAATCCGGATATTATGATTTGTCCTTCGGTAGGAGGCTACAAGCAAGGATTGGAGACAACAAACGGCTACAAGGATTTGGATGCTGTGAAAAATAAGAGGCTTTATGAAATAGATGAAAATCTAATAACTAGACAAGGAGCAAGGCTGGCAGATGGTCTGGTTGAACTGGCAAAGATTATCCATCCTGAAGCTTTTAAATAG
- a CDS encoding FecCD family ABC transporter permease encodes MSYFNKKLKYRLLLIISLAALVLIMLISSTIGIADISMLSALKIILSKMPGINILISGEQINSTHEMIVLNIRMPRIVLAAAIGALLSIVGGCFQGLFRNPMADPYVLGISNGAGLGATIAIVFGLESILLGIGMVSLLAFVGALVTTVVVYTIANVGGRLPATNLLLSGVAVGLFEYSLITILMIFKRDKIEGIFMWMMGSVNAASWEQAAFLVPITIIGVIILCLFARDLNVISSNEETAKSLGVKVETVKKLLLGICSLLIAVCVSVSGIIGFVGLVVPHAARLITGSDHRSMLPFSAVGGAVFLVICDTLARSIMPPTELPVGAVTSLFGAPYFIYLLIKSKKKVRQ; translated from the coding sequence ATGTCATATTTTAATAAGAAATTAAAGTACAGGTTATTGTTAATAATATCATTAGCTGCTCTTGTTCTTATAATGCTAATTTCAAGCACAATAGGAATTGCAGATATAAGTATGCTAAGTGCATTAAAAATAATACTTTCCAAAATGCCAGGTATAAATATCTTAATTAGCGGAGAACAAATAAATAGTACTCATGAGATGATTGTGCTTAATATAAGAATGCCTAGAATAGTTTTGGCGGCAGCAATAGGAGCGCTGCTTTCAATTGTAGGTGGGTGCTTTCAAGGCTTATTCAGAAATCCTATGGCTGACCCATACGTATTAGGAATATCGAATGGTGCTGGTCTAGGTGCTACTATTGCTATTGTTTTTGGTCTTGAAAGTATTCTGTTGGGAATTGGAATGGTATCATTATTAGCATTTGTGGGTGCTTTAGTGACTACGGTTGTTGTTTATACAATTGCAAATGTAGGAGGCAGGCTGCCAGCTACAAATCTTTTATTATCTGGAGTTGCAGTTGGTCTTTTTGAATACTCCCTCATAACCATTTTAATGATTTTTAAAAGAGATAAAATAGAGGGCATCTTTATGTGGATGATGGGAAGTGTTAATGCTGCAAGCTGGGAGCAAGCGGCATTCCTTGTTCCTATAACTATTATAGGTGTGATTATTCTTTGTTTATTTGCAAGAGATTTAAATGTTATTTCATCTAATGAAGAAACAGCAAAGAGTCTTGGTGTTAAAGTAGAAACTGTTAAGAAGCTTTTACTTGGAATTTGCTCTCTTTTAATTGCAGTATGCGTTTCGGTTAGCGGAATTATTGGTTTTGTAGGGCTTGTTGTACCACATGCAGCAAGACTCATTACTGGGTCTGATCATAGGTCTATGCTGCCTTTTTCTGCTGTGGGGGGAGCTGTGTTTTTAGTAATTTGTGACACTCTTGCAAGAAGTATAATGCCTCCGACAGAATTACCAGTTGGTGCAGTTACCTCATTATTTGGAGCACCATATTTTATATATTTACTAATTAAGTCTAAGAAGAAGGTTAGGCAATGA
- a CDS encoding ABC transporter ATP-binding protein → MNKKTYPIEVKNLIEAKNLKCSLGGREIIAGVDFTVEKGKFYSIIGPNGSGKTTLLRTIVSSLEPKSGDLLIDNTSIEQLKGKELAKKLAYVSQNTNSDVDFNVLDYVLMGRYPYLGLFQNEGEKDMEYAQKSMELTNTWYLREKKLNEISGGERQRVVVARALTQDTPIILLDEPISQLDIHHQIELMDTLSNMVETRGVTIIAVLHDLNIASQYSDYIMLINDGKLVRHGRPEEVLSKEVILEVYNMSVQVLQNPETGKPLIIPSRYRKRKDLTAAR, encoded by the coding sequence ATGAATAAAAAAACATATCCTATTGAAGTTAAAAACCTGATTGAAGCTAAAAATCTGAAATGTTCTCTTGGCGGGAGAGAGATAATAGCGGGTGTGGACTTTACAGTTGAAAAGGGTAAATTCTACAGTATTATTGGTCCGAATGGATCAGGAAAAACCACATTATTGCGAACAATAGTATCTAGTCTTGAGCCCAAAAGCGGAGATTTATTAATAGATAACACTTCAATAGAACAATTGAAGGGAAAAGAACTTGCAAAAAAACTAGCCTATGTCTCTCAAAATACAAATAGTGATGTTGACTTTAATGTGCTGGATTATGTGTTAATGGGACGTTATCCATATTTGGGACTATTTCAGAATGAAGGGGAAAAGGATATGGAATATGCCCAGAAATCAATGGAATTAACAAATACGTGGTATTTGAGAGAAAAGAAATTAAATGAGATAAGTGGAGGAGAGCGGCAAAGAGTTGTGGTAGCAAGGGCTTTAACTCAGGATACACCAATCATACTTTTAGACGAACCAATATCCCAGCTTGACATACACCACCAAATTGAACTTATGGATACACTTAGTAACATGGTGGAAACTCGGGGAGTTACAATTATCGCTGTACTGCATGATTTGAATATTGCTTCTCAATATAGTGACTATATTATGCTCATAAATGATGGAAAGCTGGTAAGGCACGGGAGACCCGAGGAAGTACTTTCCAAAGAAGTAATTTTAGAAGTATACAATATGTCGGTACAGGTATTACAAAACCCTGAGACTGGTAAGCCCCTTATTATACCCTCTAGATATAGAAAGAGGAAGGATTTAACTGCTGCTAGGTAA